In the genome of Dysgonomonadaceae bacterium zrk40, the window GCAAGGGGGATATCACCCGTGCCGCCTCGCTGATCGACCTGCCGCCGACCTTGCTCGACGCCGCCGGCATTGAGATACCGGCCGCGATGGAGGGGCGGTCGCTCCTGAGGCCGACCGACCGGCCTGAGGACGAGGTATTCATCCAGATCAGCGAAAGCCAGGTCGGTCGCGCGCTCAGGGCTGGACGATGGAAATACTGTGTCGCCGATCCAGACGCCGACGGCTGGAGCGACAGCGCCAGCCGGCGCTATGTGGAAACGCACCTCTACGATCTGGAGCGCGACCCGGCCGAACTTGACAATCTGGTCGCCGCGCCCGACTACGCTGGAGTTCGGGACGAACTGGCAAAACGGCTTGCCGCGCGTATCATCGCGGCCGGCGAAGCGCCCGCGGAGATCGTCCCGGGGAACTAACGGGCAGAAAGGGACGGGTGCATGGTAACGCTGAAGGAGATCGCCAAGCGGACCGGGGTCGCGGAATCAACCATCTCGCGCATTCTCAACCGCGATCCGACCCTTTCGATCTCCGATGAGAAGCGTCGCCGCGTGGTCGAGACGGCCGAAGCGCTGCAATATGTGATGCGACGGTCGCGCAACAGCCGCAAGGAAGACGCCTCAGTCGCGCTGCGCCGGCCCGGCGACCTCCGATCGGTGATGATCGTGCACTTTCTTTCCAGTGCTTCCGAACTCTCCCAGCCCTTCTATGTCGGCCTGCGCCAGGGCATCGAAGCGCGCGCGGAAGCCTATGGCATGGCGACGACAAGGCTCTTTGCCGGCGAATTCGATCCGGCGATGCTTACCCGTGGGCGCAATGTCGGCATCATCTCCGTCGGCGATCTTCCCGACGGGCACCTGGAGGCGATCCGCGCGCTCGGCGTTGCGACCGTGCTTGCCCATCCGCAGGAAAGGCCCGTCGATGTCGACGTCGCCTATGTCGACCTTTGGAGCGCATCCACCCGGCTTTGCGAATGGCTTTTGACGCGCGGCGTCAGGCAACCGGCCCTTGTGGGCGTCCAGGGCCCGCAGTCGCGGCGGCTGGCGGCGTTCCGTTCGGTGATGTCGGAGGCCGGTCTGTTCGACCCGGATTATGTGACCTATGCAAGAGACTCTTCCGACGACGGGCAAGACCAGATACGCACCTTGTTTTCTCGGCTTGCGGATACCGGCAAGCCGCTGCCCGACGCCGTGGTGATCTATGCGGACCGCACGGCGGTCGAGGTCTATCGCGGACTTGAAAAGGCGAAACTTTCGATCCCGCGGGATGTCCAGGTCGTCGCATTCAACGACAGTTCGATTGCCCACATGCTCGCGCCCAAGCTATCCACCCTGCGGCTGGAAGCCGGCGTGATCGGAGAAACCGCGGTCGACCTGCTGATGGAAAGGCACGGCGGCCGCAAGGCCGTGAAACATGTGCAGATTCTGCCCACCATCATCGAGCGCGGCAGCACGCGCAAACCATGATTTTTCGGTCCGGCCGGCCTGAAGCTGAGGTTCCGCTGAAGCCTTTGCCGAAGATCCTGTCCATCCGTCGGATCCACGCCCGGCGGCCGGTTGGAAAGGCGGCGATGCAAACGGCTCATCCGCCTTCCCGAGCGAGAAGGCGATCAGTTCTGGCCGGCGTCGAGACGCGCGACGCCCGAGAGACCGAGCGCACGCGCAGAGCGCTTCCGCTTTTCCTGGAAACGCCCAAAAGCCTACTCGATCGCCAGCGTCATGTTGACGGTGATCGTGTAGGTGTTCTCGCCAGCGGCGATCGGCGGCGCGCCTTCGGCCTTCGCCATCATCATATCGGACCGGGCGAACATCATCGGCTGCGGCATGGAACTCTGCTCCGAAATCGACAGCACATTGCCGAGCGAGACGCCGGCGGCCTCGGCAAGCGTCTCAGCCTTGGCAAGGGCCTTCGCGACGGCCTCGCGCCGCGCCTCGTCCTCGGCCGCGGACGGATCGCTGTTGGTAAGGGCGATGCCGCCGCCCGAATTGACGCCGAGAGCGACCGCCCGGTCGAGCACCGCCCCGAGTTTTGCAAGGTCGCGCACCTTCACGTTCAGTCCGTTGCGCACCTCGTAGCCGACGATCTCGCTCTGCGTCGAGCCGTCGGAGGCCTTGACCTGCTCGTAGCGCGGGCTGACGGAGAAGTTTGCGGTCTGGATATCCCTTTCCGCGATACCGTCCTCCTTCAGGGCTGCGATTACCTTCTGCATGGCGCTCGCATTGTCGGCCATGGCGGTTGACGTGTCGTCCGCCTGGCTGATGACGGAAAGCGAGACAGTCGCCATGTCCGGCACCAGCGTCGCGTCGCCCTCGGCCGAGATCGAGATCGTCGCCGGACTTTCCGGGGATTGGGCAAGCGCAGCGCCGCCTGCGAACGGAAGCGCGAGAACAAGCCCGGCGGCTGCGATGCGAACCGGAAGATTGGCCATGGGAAATCCCTCCTTGAAAAAAGCCGTGAGCGC includes:
- a CDS encoding SIMPL domain-containing protein is translated as MANLPVRIAAAGLVLALPFAGGAALAQSPESPATISISAEGDATLVPDMATVSLSVISQADDTSTAMADNASAMQKVIAALKEDGIAERDIQTANFSVSPRYEQVKASDGSTQSEIVGYEVRNGLNVKVRDLAKLGAVLDRAVALGVNSGGGIALTNSDPSAAEDEARREAVAKALAKAETLAEAAGVSLGNVLSISEQSSMPQPMMFARSDMMMAKAEGAPPIAAGENTYTITVNMTLAIE
- a CDS encoding LacI family DNA-binding transcriptional regulator; translated protein: MVTLKEIAKRTGVAESTISRILNRDPTLSISDEKRRRVVETAEALQYVMRRSRNSRKEDASVALRRPGDLRSVMIVHFLSSASELSQPFYVGLRQGIEARAEAYGMATTRLFAGEFDPAMLTRGRNVGIISVGDLPDGHLEAIRALGVATVLAHPQERPVDVDVAYVDLWSASTRLCEWLLTRGVRQPALVGVQGPQSRRLAAFRSVMSEAGLFDPDYVTYARDSSDDGQDQIRTLFSRLADTGKPLPDAVVIYADRTAVEVYRGLEKAKLSIPRDVQVVAFNDSSIAHMLAPKLSTLRLEAGVIGETAVDLLMERHGGRKAVKHVQILPTIIERGSTRKP